In Betaproteobacteria bacterium, the following proteins share a genomic window:
- a CDS encoding ABC transporter permease — protein sequence MINLAARDILHGWGKFVFTGVGLGLLIGVTLSMAGIYRGLVDDGQALLAIGGADLWVVQRDTLGPYAEPSSVRDDAYRALLAVPGVAEAGNVTYLTMQIQHDAGEVRVMLVGIEPGHPGEPGYLVAGRPITRSHYEAIADVRSGLRLGERIRIRRHEYTVVGLTRRMVSSGGDPMIFVPLKDAQEVQFLKDNDALVNERARTAANPEFNRPGVPGLLEAVQASQSNSHSVNVVLLRLAPSADEMKVADQIRRWKHLEAYTRSDMNEILVAKLIDTSARQIFMFLVILSIVSAAIVAFIIYTMTLNKVREIAVLKLIGARNSTIAGMILQQALGLGAIGFIVGRTAATMWAPIFPKYVLLLPGDAVRGALLVLAICALASVVAIRAALRVDPAAAIGG from the coding sequence ATGATCAACCTGGCCGCCCGCGACATCCTGCACGGATGGGGCAAGTTCGTGTTCACCGGCGTCGGGCTCGGCCTGCTCATCGGCGTCACGCTGTCGATGGCGGGGATCTATCGGGGCCTGGTCGACGACGGGCAGGCGTTGCTCGCCATCGGCGGCGCGGATCTCTGGGTCGTTCAGCGCGATACGCTGGGTCCGTACGCCGAACCGTCGAGCGTGCGCGACGATGCCTATCGGGCGCTCCTCGCGGTCCCGGGCGTCGCGGAAGCCGGAAACGTCACTTACCTCACCATGCAGATCCAGCACGACGCAGGGGAGGTGCGCGTCATGCTCGTCGGCATCGAGCCGGGACACCCCGGAGAGCCGGGCTACCTGGTTGCGGGCCGCCCGATCACGCGCTCGCATTACGAGGCGATCGCGGACGTGCGAAGCGGCCTGAGGCTCGGCGAACGCATTCGCATCCGCCGGCACGAGTACACGGTGGTCGGGCTGACGCGCCGCATGGTGTCGTCGGGCGGGGACCCGATGATCTTCGTGCCGCTCAAGGATGCGCAGGAGGTGCAGTTCCTCAAGGACAACGATGCGCTCGTCAACGAGCGGGCGCGAACCGCCGCCAATCCCGAATTCAACCGCCCGGGCGTGCCCGGGCTCCTCGAGGCGGTGCAGGCCAGCCAGTCCAACAGCCACAGCGTGAACGTCGTGCTGCTGCGGCTGGCCCCCTCCGCCGACGAAATGAAGGTGGCGGACCAGATTCGGCGCTGGAAGCATCTGGAGGCCTACACGCGCTCCGACATGAACGAGATCCTCGTTGCCAAGCTGATCGACACCTCGGCAAGGCAGATATTCATGTTCCTCGTGATCCTCTCGATCGTGAGCGCCGCCATCGTCGCGTTCATCATCTACACGATGACCCTGAACAAGGTGCGCGAAATCGCGGTCCTGAAGCTGATCGGCGCGCGCAACAGCACCATCGCCGGGATGATCCTGCAGCAGGCGCTCGGCCTGGGCGCGATCGGCTTCATCGTCGGGCGCACCGCCGCGACGATGTGGGCCCCGATCTTTCCCAAGTACGTGCTGCTGCTCCCCGGGGACGCCGTGCGCGGCGCGCTGCTCGTGCTGGCGATCTGCGCGCTGGCGAGCGTTGTCGCGATCCGCGCCGCGCTGCGCGTGGATCCCGCGGCGGCGATCGGGGGATAG
- a CDS encoding ABC transporter ATP-binding protein produces MVIEPGEVVGLIGPSGSGKSTLLKCLGAVIEPTTGRMALAGETIYDNGWKVADLRALRRDRIGFVFQAPYLIPFLDVTENVALLPMLAGVPNGKARDRAREMLAALDVGHRAQAQVAQLSGGEQQRVSIARALVNEPPIILADEPTAPLDSERALTVIRILNQMAQRFRTAIIVVTHDEKIIPTFKRIYHIRDGRTYEEAGEGRAA; encoded by the coding sequence ATGGTCATCGAGCCGGGCGAGGTGGTGGGGTTGATCGGCCCCAGCGGCTCCGGCAAGAGCACGCTGCTCAAATGCCTCGGCGCGGTGATCGAGCCCACGACGGGCCGGATGGCGCTGGCCGGCGAGACGATCTATGACAATGGCTGGAAGGTTGCCGATCTGCGGGCGCTGCGCCGCGACCGCATCGGGTTCGTGTTCCAGGCCCCCTACCTCATCCCGTTCCTGGACGTCACCGAGAACGTGGCGCTGCTGCCGATGCTCGCCGGCGTGCCGAATGGCAAGGCGCGCGACCGGGCGCGGGAGATGCTCGCGGCACTGGATGTCGGGCATCGCGCGCAGGCGCAGGTGGCGCAACTCTCCGGCGGCGAGCAGCAGCGCGTCTCGATCGCACGCGCTCTGGTGAACGAGCCGCCGATCATCCTCGCGGACGAGCCCACAGCGCCGCTGGACAGCGAGCGGGCGCTGACCGTGATCCGCATCCTGAACCAGATGGCGCAGCGGTTCCGGACGGCCATCATCGTCGTCACGCACGATGAGAAGATCATTCCGACATTCAAGCGGATCTATCACATCCGGGACGGCCGGACCTACGAGGAGGCCGGCGAGGGGCGCGCGGCCTGA
- a CDS encoding cupin domain-containing protein, translating into MAIQHAAPGDLIDVLPLGERLRHAGSETLIRTTHLEIFRYVLRAGEAVRKHAASGLMVIQCLEGAVDFEAQGRVQVLVAGSMLYLADGEPHALNAREDSSLLVTVLLHRK; encoded by the coding sequence ATGGCGATCCAGCATGCGGCACCAGGCGACCTGATCGATGTCCTGCCCCTTGGCGAAAGGCTTCGCCATGCGGGCTCGGAAACGCTGATCAGGACGACACACCTCGAAATCTTCCGTTACGTGCTGCGTGCGGGCGAGGCGGTTCGCAAGCACGCTGCGTCCGGGTTGATGGTCATTCAATGCCTGGAGGGCGCCGTGGATTTCGAGGCGCAAGGCCGGGTGCAGGTGCTTGTGGCGGGCAGCATGCTCTACCTGGCGGATGGCGAGCCACACGCTCTCAATGCGCGGGAAGACTCGTCGCTGCTCGTGACCGTGTTGTTGCATCGCAAGTGA
- a CDS encoding zinc-finger domain-containing protein, which translates to MRTDQAAPDHKPGSTVAGEQSSLVVELSAGDLPAHCPNARMPLWSSHPRIFLDVVNQREAMCPYCGTRYRLGASVDLFGFDTRGLHQHHRQHFLEPDAEHAESAAPTAGHRADANAWADASGNTTPELMTRWLKGRNWR; encoded by the coding sequence ATGCGTACAGATCAGGCTGCTCCGGATCACAAGCCCGGAAGCACCGTGGCCGGTGAGCAGAGTTCCCTCGTAGTCGAGCTCTCTGCGGGCGATCTTCCGGCACATTGCCCCAACGCCAGGATGCCGCTGTGGTCGTCACACCCGAGAATCTTCCTGGATGTCGTGAACCAACGCGAAGCGATGTGCCCGTATTGCGGCACACGCTACCGACTCGGTGCCAGTGTCGATTTATTCGGATTCGACACCCGTGGCCTGCATCAGCATCACCGGCAGCACTTCCTGGAGCCGGATGCGGAACACGCGGAATCGGCTGCGCCAACGGCCGGCCACCGTGCGGACGCAAATGCGTGGGCTGACGCGTCCGGGAACACGACGCCCGAATTGATGACGCGCTGGCTGAAGGGTCGCAATTGGCGCTGA
- a CDS encoding metallophosphoesterase, with protein sequence MSTVLYFSDIHIEIREKEGRPGWTAIQPLDLGPDLTRFAGTTDLLVLAGDIGRMHSRRNVSTLRYAEQAASYLGCPAIVVPGNHEYYRGSFDDEREALLAARVAGVTVLDRGQARHSCAAGSLRILGATLWTDYAVLGDREKGMHEAEQAIEDHRLITRRGGARFLPQDALAEHRLASRWLAQRLSEPHDGPTLVVTHHVPHSAARNPAYGATSLSPAFDSDCDDLIAAAARAQVVAWIFGHNHWSHEVEVGGVRLLSAQRGYPAEGTAWNGPGILRI encoded by the coding sequence GTGTCGACAGTCCTCTATTTCAGCGACATTCACATCGAGATCCGGGAAAAGGAAGGCCGGCCCGGATGGACTGCCATCCAGCCGCTCGATCTGGGGCCGGATCTCACGCGCTTTGCCGGGACGACGGATCTCCTCGTCCTGGCCGGCGATATCGGCAGAATGCACTCGCGGCGCAATGTGTCGACGCTGCGCTACGCCGAGCAAGCCGCCTCCTATCTGGGCTGCCCCGCGATCGTGGTGCCCGGCAACCATGAATACTATCGCGGGTCGTTCGATGACGAGCGCGAAGCCCTCCTGGCCGCGCGGGTCGCGGGCGTAACGGTGCTCGACCGGGGGCAGGCCCGTCATTCCTGCGCGGCGGGCTCGCTGCGAATTCTGGGCGCGACGCTGTGGACGGACTATGCGGTACTGGGGGATCGCGAGAAAGGCATGCACGAGGCGGAGCAGGCGATCGAGGACCACCGGCTGATCACGCGGCGCGGCGGTGCACGGTTCCTGCCGCAGGATGCGCTCGCGGAGCATCGCCTGGCGAGCCGATGGCTGGCGCAGCGGCTGTCGGAGCCGCACGACGGGCCGACGCTCGTCGTGACGCACCACGTGCCTCATTCCGCTGCGCGCAACCCGGCTTACGGAGCGACCTCGCTCTCGCCCGCGTTCGACAGCGACTGCGATGACCTGATCGCGGCCGCCGCCAGGGCGCAGGTCGTGGCATGGATCTTCGGCCACAACCATTGGAGCCACGAGGTCGAGGTGGGTGGCGTGCGTCTGCTGTCCGCCCAGCGAGGGTATCCGGCGGAAGGCACTGCCTGGAACGGCCCGGGCATCCTGCGCATCTGA
- a CDS encoding NAD(P)H-dependent oxidoreductase, giving the protein MNEPHDVAVIIGSLRKASYNRKIAQALAELAPARLKLEIVEIAQLPLYSQDYDEATPTEYAPFRERIARADAVLFVTPEHNRSMPAALKNALDVASRPPGQNKWAGKPAGVVTASIAAIGGFGANHHLRQSLTFLDMPTLQQPEAYIGKVQDLLDPANGKLNNDSTREFLRKFMDRFAAWIERVVPSDRQ; this is encoded by the coding sequence ATGAACGAGCCCCATGACGTCGCCGTGATCATCGGCAGCCTGCGCAAGGCGTCGTACAACCGCAAGATCGCCCAGGCCCTGGCCGAGCTGGCGCCGGCGCGGCTGAAGCTGGAAATCGTCGAGATCGCGCAATTGCCCCTTTACAGCCAGGACTACGACGAGGCGACTCCGACCGAATACGCGCCGTTCCGCGAACGCATCGCGCGCGCCGACGCGGTGTTGTTCGTGACCCCGGAGCACAACCGCTCGATGCCGGCGGCGCTGAAAAACGCGCTCGACGTGGCCTCCCGCCCCCCGGGCCAGAACAAGTGGGCCGGCAAGCCGGCCGGCGTGGTGACGGCGTCGATCGCCGCGATCGGCGGCTTTGGCGCCAACCATCACCTGCGCCAGTCGCTGACTTTCCTGGACATGCCCACCCTGCAGCAGCCCGAAGCCTACATCGGCAAGGTTCAGGATCTGCTGGATCCGGCGAACGGAAAGCTGAACAACGACTCGACGCGCGAATTCCTCAGGAAGTTCATGGACAGGTTCGCCGCCTGGATCGAGCGCGTCGTGCCGTCCGACCGGCAATGA
- a CDS encoding glucan 1,4-alpha-glucosidase, which translates to MNDSVNAEYAPGWPGSEPRWTSSAKTGVGTSLGPGSQVWFTLSHGILNEIYYPRLDSPCTRDIGLIVTDGREFFSEEKRHASSQVSYPFKGVPLYRLSNACGEGRYRIEKDILADPTRDALLQRTRFVPLVGTLGDYHLYVLAAPHLGNRGWGNTAWLGDYKGVPMLFAQRERYSLAIACSAPWRGRSAGFVGRSDGWQDLARHRRMRWEYARAENGNVALIGEVDLQACAGHFVLAVGFGGTPAEAGHHALASLNQGFEATQEVYVRQWQDWQRSCLQVADDDPAAGYDAYRVSVMVLRTHESKLMPGGLIASLSFPWGFTKSDDDLGGYHLVWPRDLVESAGALLAAGAHDDVRKVVRYLQTTQEADGHWPQNTWLDGTPYWNGIQMDEAAFPILLVDLAHREGAFSEQDLERLWPMARRAAGFLVRNGPVTQQDRWEEDAGYSPFTLAVVIAALLVAAEMADACGEPGVAAYLRETADVWNDYIERWTYVSGTPLAQRVGVNGYYVRVAPPEVCTVASPAEGFVPIKNRPPGEAVAPTEQILSPDALALVRFGLRAAGDPRIVDTVKVIDALLKLETPRGPAWHRYNDDGYGEHENGAPFDGTGRGRAWPLLTGERAHYELAAGRPDVARKLMRTMAAFANDGGMMPEQVWDAPDIARRELWLGRPSGSAMPLVWAHAEYVKLARSLREERLFDMPPQTFERYVARKAACAHGFWRFNHKTRSFAAGRTLRIEVLAGATVHWSDDGWRTVHDTATQDTGLGVHKVDLPTERLVPGAVVAFTFFWHQAGRWEGADFDVLVS; encoded by the coding sequence ATGAATGATTCGGTGAATGCCGAATATGCTCCAGGCTGGCCCGGCAGCGAACCGCGCTGGACCTCGAGCGCGAAGACCGGGGTGGGTACGTCGCTCGGCCCCGGCAGCCAGGTCTGGTTCACGCTGAGCCACGGCATCCTGAACGAGATCTACTATCCGCGCCTCGACTCGCCCTGCACACGCGACATCGGGCTGATCGTCACCGACGGCCGCGAGTTCTTCTCCGAAGAAAAGCGCCACGCATCTTCGCAGGTCAGCTACCCGTTCAAAGGGGTGCCGCTCTACCGGCTGAGCAATGCCTGCGGCGAAGGGCGCTACCGCATCGAAAAGGACATTCTCGCCGATCCGACGCGAGATGCGCTGCTGCAGCGCACGCGCTTCGTCCCGCTCGTCGGCACTCTCGGCGACTATCATCTCTACGTCCTTGCCGCGCCGCACCTCGGCAATCGCGGGTGGGGCAACACCGCCTGGCTCGGGGACTACAAAGGCGTGCCGATGCTGTTCGCGCAGCGCGAGCGCTACTCGCTGGCGATCGCGTGCAGCGCGCCGTGGCGCGGGCGCTCCGCGGGTTTCGTCGGGCGCAGCGACGGCTGGCAGGACCTCGCGCGCCACCGGCGCATGCGCTGGGAGTACGCCCGCGCCGAAAACGGCAACGTCGCGCTCATCGGCGAAGTCGACCTGCAGGCCTGTGCCGGCCACTTCGTGCTGGCGGTTGGCTTCGGCGGGACCCCGGCCGAGGCCGGCCATCACGCGCTCGCGAGCCTCAATCAGGGCTTCGAGGCGACGCAGGAAGTCTACGTGCGCCAGTGGCAGGACTGGCAGCGAAGCTGCCTGCAAGTCGCCGATGATGACCCGGCGGCCGGATACGACGCGTACCGCGTCAGCGTGATGGTGCTGCGCACGCACGAGTCGAAGCTCATGCCGGGCGGGCTGATCGCCAGCCTGTCTTTCCCGTGGGGCTTCACCAAGAGCGACGACGATCTGGGCGGCTACCACCTCGTCTGGCCGCGTGATCTGGTGGAGTCGGCCGGCGCGCTGCTCGCCGCCGGCGCGCATGACGACGTACGAAAGGTGGTGCGCTATCTGCAGACCACCCAGGAGGCCGACGGCCACTGGCCGCAGAACACGTGGCTCGACGGCACCCCGTACTGGAACGGCATCCAGATGGACGAAGCGGCGTTCCCCATCCTTCTTGTCGATCTCGCGCACCGCGAGGGAGCATTCTCCGAGCAGGACCTGGAGCGCTTATGGCCGATGGCGCGGCGCGCGGCGGGCTTCCTGGTGCGCAACGGCCCCGTGACGCAGCAGGACCGCTGGGAGGAAGACGCCGGCTATTCACCCTTCACGCTCGCGGTGGTCATCGCCGCGCTGCTCGTGGCGGCCGAGATGGCGGACGCGTGCGGCGAGCCAGGTGTCGCCGCGTATCTGCGGGAAACGGCCGATGTGTGGAACGACTATATCGAGCGCTGGACCTACGTCAGCGGGACGCCGCTTGCGCAGCGGGTGGGCGTGAACGGCTACTACGTGCGCGTTGCACCGCCCGAAGTCTGCACGGTGGCGTCGCCCGCCGAGGGCTTCGTGCCGATCAAGAACCGTCCCCCGGGCGAAGCGGTGGCCCCGACCGAACAGATTCTCAGCCCCGACGCGCTGGCGCTGGTGCGCTTCGGCCTGCGTGCTGCCGGCGATCCGCGCATCGTCGATACCGTCAAGGTGATCGACGCGCTTCTCAAGCTGGAAACGCCGCGCGGCCCGGCCTGGCATCGCTACAACGATGACGGCTACGGCGAGCACGAAAACGGCGCCCCTTTCGATGGCACCGGCCGCGGCCGCGCGTGGCCGTTGCTCACCGGCGAGCGCGCACACTACGAGCTGGCCGCCGGACGCCCGGATGTCGCTCGCAAGCTGATGCGGACGATGGCGGCGTTTGCCAACGACGGCGGCATGATGCCGGAGCAGGTCTGGGATGCGCCCGATATCGCCCGGAGGGAACTGTGGCTCGGCCGGCCATCGGGTTCGGCGATGCCGCTGGTGTGGGCACACGCCGAATATGTCAAGTTGGCGCGCTCGTTGCGCGAGGAACGGCTGTTCGACATGCCGCCGCAGACCTTCGAGCGCTACGTCGCGCGCAAGGCGGCATGCGCCCATGGCTTCTGGCGCTTCAACCACAAGACGCGTTCGTTCGCGGCCGGCCGCACCCTGCGCATCGAAGTACTTGCTGGCGCGACCGTGCACTGGAGCGACGACGGCTGGCGTACGGTGCACGACACGGCGACGCAAGACACCGGCCTGGGCGTGCACAAGGTCGATCTGCCCACCGAACGGCTGGTGCCCGGCGCGGTCGTTGCCTTCACCTTTTTCTGGCATCAGGCCGGGCGTTGGGAAGGTGCCGATTTCGACGTGCTGGTGAGCTGA